The genomic stretch CTCGAACGGCTGGAAGAGGGCAAGATGCCGGGCTGCGCCTCCGTCTGCCCCACCGAGGCCATCACCTTTGGCAAGCGCTCCACGCTGCTCAAACTGGCCAAAGAACGTATCGCCAACGACCCCGCCCGCTACGAAAACCACATCTACGGCGAACACGAGGGCGGCGGCACGAGCTGGCTGTACATCGCCGGGCAGCCCTTCGACAAACTCGGCTTTCCGCGCGTGCCGGACGAGCCTCTGCCCCGGCGCAGCGAAACCATCCAACATGCGCTGTTCAGCTATCTCTGGTCCCCGGCCGTTCTGTTCGCCGGGCTGGCCCTGACCATGAAACTCATCGCCGGCAAAGCAACCAAGGACAAGGAGTAAACCCATGCGCCACCAGCCTCGACCCATCGACCGTCCGTTCTGGTCCGCGGGCACCCTGGTCCTGCTCGTCTTCATGATCGCGGGCGGAGTAGCCCTGGCGGTCCGCTTCCTGTTCGGACTGGGAGCCGCCACCAACCTGTCCAACACCACGCCCTGGGGATTGTGGATCGGCGTGGACGTCGCCTCCGGCGTGGCCCTGGCCGCCGGCGGATTCACCACCGCGGCCCTGGCCCACATCTTCGGCCGTCACGCCTACGAGGCCGTGACCCGTCCGGCCCTGTTGACCGCGGCCCTGGGCTACACCTTTGTCGCCCTGGCCGTGTGCATCGACATTGGGCGCTCCTGGGCCATCTGGAAGCCCATATTCTTCCATAATTACAATTCCGCCCTATTCGAAGTGGCCATGTGCGTCATGATCTACCTCAGCGTGCTCTGGATCGAGATGGTTCCGATTCTCGCCGAAAAATGGGGCAACACGATTCCGCTTTTGGGATGGTTCAACCGCAAGCTGGCCGCGTTCATGTGGATCTTCATCGTCCTTGGCGTGGTCTTGTCCTGCATGCACCAGTCGAGCCTGGGCACACTCATGGTCATTGCCCCGACCAAGGTTCATCCCCTGTGGTACACGCCCTTTCTGCCCCTGCTCTTTTTGCTGTCCGCCTTTGCCGTGGGCTATCCCATGACCATTGTCGAAACCAATCTGGCGACCACGTCCCTGGGCCTGGACAGTGAAATGAACGTTCTTGCGCCCCTGTCGCGCTTCACCATCCTCACCCTGGGCCTGTACATGAGCCTCAAGCTCTGGGATCTGATCCATCGGGATGTGCTGTATCTGGCCTTTGACGGCTCGCCCAAGGCCAACAGCTTTTTGGTGGAACTGGGCCTTGGCGTGATCACGCCCTGGATTCTGCTGCTCTTTCCGGCCGTGCGCCGCTCCCGGCGCGGCCTCTTCACTGTCGGGCTGCTGGTGGTCGGCGGCGTGCTCCTGAACCGCTTCAACGTCTTCATCGTCTCGTACAGTCCGCAGACGCAGACCATCCCCTATTTCCCGTCCATCGGCGAAATCCTTGTCACCGCCGGCGCGGTGGCGACAATCATGTTCCTGTACCGGGTGCTCGCGACGAAAACCCCGGTCCTGTCCGCACCCAAGCTGGAGGAGGTGACACGATGAAAGCTCTCACGCGCACGCGATTCATCCCGGTCCTGTTGGGCGCGGCCGCCCTCCTGGCCTTGGCCATGCTTCTGCCCGGCCCGGCCACCACGGCTCCGGAACAGGACAAACCCCTTGGCCCGGTGGAAAAAATCCGCACCCCGCACAGCCCAAAACCCGAGGGCTGGCAGGCCCCTGACCATGCCGCGGCCATGGAACGGGCCAAGGCCCCGCGCGACTTCGTGGCCAAGGTGCGCCTTGAGGACCCCGAACTGCGCCAGATCCGTTTCAAAAACCTGGGACTGGGCGTGGCGGACATCAAATTCTCGCACATGATTCTGGACAGTCCGCTGGTCAACACCTTCGAAAACCTCTACGGGCCAGCGCGCTTCATGCATTCCAAACACGCGGCCAGCCTGAACGGGAACTGCGCCCAGTGCCACCACCTCAGCCCCGAAGGCGCCAACGCCACGGTGGACCGCCTGTCCGAGACCGTGGCCTGCCGATCCTGTCATCAGGAATCGTTCAACC from Deltaproteobacteria bacterium encodes the following:
- a CDS encoding 4Fe-4S dicluster domain-containing protein — protein: VLDAKRRPTAGSYTVINRYYPGQLTDRGELVPSFVKVQCMHCQDPACVSACITGALSKKDNGAVYYDVTRCIGCRYCMVACPFEIPAYDFHDPLTPQVRKCTFCLERLEEGKMPGCASVCPTEAITFGKRSTLLKLAKERIANDPARYENHIYGEHEGGGTSWLYIAGQPFDKLGFPRVPDEPLPRRSETIQHALFSYLWSPAVLFAGLALTMKLIAGKATKDKE
- a CDS encoding Ni/Fe-hydrogenase cytochrome b subunit: MRHQPRPIDRPFWSAGTLVLLVFMIAGGVALAVRFLFGLGAATNLSNTTPWGLWIGVDVASGVALAAGGFTTAALAHIFGRHAYEAVTRPALLTAALGYTFVALAVCIDIGRSWAIWKPIFFHNYNSALFEVAMCVMIYLSVLWIEMVPILAEKWGNTIPLLGWFNRKLAAFMWIFIVLGVVLSCMHQSSLGTLMVIAPTKVHPLWYTPFLPLLFLLSAFAVGYPMTIVETNLATTSLGLDSEMNVLAPLSRFTILTLGLYMSLKLWDLIHRDVLYLAFDGSPKANSFLVELGLGVITPWILLLFPAVRRSRRGLFTVGLLVVGGVLLNRFNVFIVSYSPQTQTIPYFPSIGEILVTAGAVATIMFLYRVLATKTPVLSAPKLEEVTR
- a CDS encoding class III cytochrome C; its protein translation is MKALTRTRFIPVLLGAAALLALAMLLPGPATTAPEQDKPLGPVEKIRTPHSPKPEGWQAPDHAAAMERAKAPRDFVAKVRLEDPELRQIRFKNLGLGVADIKFSHMILDSPLVNTFENLYGPARFMHSKHAASLNGNCAQCHHLSPEGANATVDRLSETVACRSCHQESFNPAHPERIGLKAAYHQQCMGCHEEMNKGPVDCVGCHAKRVPDHKELVKLPPDPTPTQVTQECLRCHKKAGEDMIKSAHWLWKGPSPYTV